Below is a window of Humulus lupulus chromosome 9, drHumLupu1.1, whole genome shotgun sequence DNA.
ATAGGTTGCACAACCCCTTCATACGCATGTATGAAGCTCTCTTTCTTGTAGTAGTCATGCACATAGTCTAGCACATTGAGCCCTCTTTTCCAAATGGCTGCCACTGCATGACTACAAGGCAAACCATTCCACTCAAACTTCCTACAAGTGCATGTGAGAGCAATTAGGTCTACCACAAAGGACCCATCAGTCTCGTGAGTAACCTGAAAGTTAAATGCATTTGCTCTATTTGTGTGACATTTTTTTGCTACCTCTTTATTTTTCTCAAGGAGATCCCATATCCGCTTGCTAATCCCATCTCTCCATTTGTTGACGCTTTCCCTCTTTTTGAAAAATCTAACCATCAACAAGAATCTAATCTTCTCTAGGAGCGTGACAACAACCTTGTCTCTAGCTTCAAGTATAGCGGAGTTGAAGCTCTCACACATATTGTTTAACACCATATCACATTTCACAGAGTCATCAAAATGTGATCTTGTCCATTCAGATGCATTCTTAGCCATTAACCAGTTATATGCACTCTCATTAACATCCTTAATTGCTTTCATGCATTTCACAAACTCTTCTTTAGTGGAAGCTCGAGCAGCTGCCCATAACAACTGCTTTAACAATAAACTAGGAAAATCTTTCTTAAAATTTGAATGCATGTGTCTCACACAATATCGCACATGTGCCCCATCCCACAAAGCTTTCATGGCATTCTCCAACCCTTTCTGCCTATCACTCATCAATGTGAATTTTGATGGATTTTCAACTTGTAAATCTTCCTTTAATATCTCCACAAACCACTTCCATATCTCTGTGTTCTCCTTCTCCATTATTGCATAAGCTATGGGGTACAATGAATTCTCCCCATCCACTCCTACAGCTGCAAGCAATACACCCGTACAATATCCTTTAAGAAAACACCCATCCAAGCCTATCAAAGGCCTACACCCCTTTATGAATCCATCCTTGCATGCTTTCAAACATATGTAAACTCTCTCAAAGTACCTCTTACCACCTTCTCATGGTGGTCTTCAACAAAGCTGTGCTACCTAAAATAATAAATGTAACAAATTATGACTCTTAAAAACCAAAACAACACTGAAACACAGAATGTTAAATACCCAAACTGAGCAACGTTACATACCTGGATTAGTTGCCAAAATCTGCTTGCAGTAGTCCTCCACAATAACAAATTGGTCTCTAACACTTCCTTCAAGTATCTTCATAGCTTCTTTCTTTGCTCTGTAAAATCTCCATTCAGaaatataagaatatttggtTGTGCAAGTCAATTGTTTCCATTGCTTGTATGACATATCCGGATTCGCCCTAAATTGTTCTAAAAAATTATTTGCTAACCACCCACCAGCAACATGTCTATTTTTGAACACCTGGCTGCATGAATGCTCATCTACAAGTGTGTTTATCCTGAATGTGCTCTTATCATTAAGTACGCGTGCATACAATATCCATGGACATCCTTTTCCATTGCACTTGACTCTCAATTTTTGACTATTATTGAAGACATAGTTGTACTCCCTTTCGGATTGTATGAAGTATGTTTGGATTGCTTCTCTCAATAACGCCACAGAAGCGAACTCCATCTTAAGCACAAATTTGACATTTTCCATGTGCACCTTAGGGTTAAATTCCCTATGTTTTTGGGAAGGACCAttgccatcatcatcatcacttgGTAAACTTTGTAGTTCATCTTCAGAATTGAAACCAGCACTGTCATCATCACCATCTGCGCACTCTTCAACTACACTAATCCACCATTGAGTGGGGTCATTATACTCATAATCTTCCTCATCCCCATTTCCATTGTCACCCTCATACTCTTCTTCTCTCAACTCAAACGCTTCATCTTCATTCATAACTTCATCCCTTTGCTCACCAACTCCTTCTGTCTAAAACTCCTCACCAACCCTCTCTGACTCATactcattgtaacgacccaaattcactaattaggcttaagggccttgattagtgtgcctggagggcataatgggaattatgtgtgattttaatgatttagatgcatggttatgattttaagcatgttatatgactatgtgtattatgttatgtgataattatgatatgtgatttgtaccacgtggatgcggtgatttcaatgtgatgcacgtgccgagacggtcctagaaagctagatagtggtaactggtgttttggtaacctgtgtaactattagtaaccatagagagtaacaagttttgttggagaggtggtagaattgtaaaccagtaaaaggacaagtaagcccttgaggtctagttagaaagggatattattAGAGGGATAAACtggtcttttggcagtaaatagataagtttgagctgaaggaaatacatttacgtataacattttgggagttggttttatgctgaatatattggagacctagaagaagaacaaaagaaagataggaaaagggaagctgaactttagctcttggaaggagaatcaaggggtgttTGAAGTTATTAACCAAGCTTaagccaagaaaactcagaggtaaggatttagctataatatgtttaagtttcaagtctggtttttagatgatgaatatgaattgaagcaagttggtggctggttttgcatgaatttagagttggagtaatcaaaaggagaaggtgatttgaagctagagttgaggagaatccAAGCTGacttct
It encodes the following:
- the LOC133799939 gene encoding uncharacterized protein LOC133799939; the encoded protein is MNEDEAFELREEEYEGDNGNGDEEDYEYNDPTQWWISVVEECADGDDDSAGFNSEDELQSLPSDDDDGNGPSQKHREFNPKVHMENVKFVLKMEFASVALLREAIQTYFIQSEREYNYVFNNSQKLRVKCNGKGCPWILYARVLNDKSTFRINTLVDEHSCSQVFKNRHVAGGWLANNFLEQFRANPDMSYKQWKQLTCTTKYSYISEWRFYRAKKEAMKILEGSVRDQFVIVEDYCKQILATNPAVGVDGENSLYPIAYAIMEKENTEIWKWFVEILKEDLQVENPSKFTLMSDRQKGLENAMKALWDGAHVRYCVRHMHSNFKKDFPSLLLKQLLWAAARASTKEEFVKCMKAIKDVNESAYNWLMAKNASEWTRSHFDDSVKCDMVLNNMCESFNSAILEARDKVVVTLLEKIRFLLMVRFFKKRESVNKWRDGISKRIWDLLEKNKEVAKKCHTNRANAFNFQVTHETDGSFVVDLIALTCTCRKFEWNGLPCSHAVAAIWKRGLNVLDYVHDYYKKESFIHAYEGVVQPMPSPDKWPSSSNAPILPPPEYKLPGRPKKSRKREVDEPPTGATKSN